From Salarias fasciatus chromosome 5, fSalaFa1.1, whole genome shotgun sequence, a single genomic window includes:
- the kaznb gene encoding kazrin, periplakin interacting protein b isoform X2, which yields MRSDKEEGKAVLLREEVVQLQEEVHLLRQMKDMLSKDLEETQGGCSANLLSATELRVQLGDKEQELDRAKEALQAMKADRKRLKVEKADLVSQMQQLYTTLESREEQLREFIRNYDQHRKESEDAVKVLAKEKDLLEREKWDLRRQTKEATEQANVLRSQMDMKENRIKELEAELTMAKQSLATLTKDVPKRHSVAVPTEPVVNGSQEWVMQADLPLTAAIRQSQQTLYHGHATDRQAVVRISPCHSRQPSVISDASAADGDRSSTPSDINSPRHRTHSLCNSMEDLEDQKRKKKKEKMTLGSLSRVFARGKQRKSLDPGLFDDSDSLTQQSLSDGEEQLDRLQQAELTRNTCMSLWRAGAVQAWLEVVMGMPMYIRACSENVKSGKVLLGLTDEDLELGLGITNPIHRRKVRLAIEDYRRAEGEQGLSKASELDHHWVSTSWLSDVGLPQYSQTFQTHLVDGRVLNSLSRRDLERFLNISDQFHQTSLLLAIQLLQMLSFDKEALQARRTKCENLNCDPVVWTCHRVMKWVREIDLKEFADNLQGKGVHGALMALDQSFDTDALAKALGIPSNKHMLHRHLYEEMRTLAVPLSNVELGSELTGSSSPVAVNRFTEDRVSVRRSGKSPLRLRANSHSVERALAYHGSCGSLPREARVQAVPRAKGSPMHTYKSVEITNV from the exons atgaggTCCGACAAGGAGGAGGGCAAGGCCG TGCTGCTGCGTGAAGAGGTGGTCCAGCTCCAAGAGGAGGTCCACCTGCTGAGGCAAATGAAGGACATGCTGAGCAAAGACCTGGAGGAGACCCAGGGAGGCTGCTCCGCCAACCTGCTCTCTGCCACCGAGCTGCGGGTGCAGCTGGGCGACaaggagcaggagctggaccGCGCCAAGGAGGCCTtacaag CGATGAAAGCCGACCGCAAGCGTCTAAAAGTGGAGAAGGCAGACCTGGTGAGTCAGATGCAGCAGCTCTACACGACGCTGGAGAGCCGGGAGGAGCAGCTGCGGGAGTTCATACGCAACTACGACCAGCACCGGAAG GAGAGCGAGGATGCAGTGAAGGTTCTGGCGAAGGAGAAGGACCTGCTGGAGAGGGAGAAGTGGGACCTGAGGAGGCAGACCAAAGAAGCCACGGAGCAGGCCAACGTCCTGCGCTCGCAGATGGACATGAAGGAGAACCGCATCAAGGAGCTGGAGGCCGAGCTCACCATG GCGAAACAGTCTCTGGCCACTCTGACGAAGGACGTGCCGAAGCGCCACTCGGTGGCCGTGCCCACGGAGCCGGTGGTGAACGGCAGTCAGGAGTGGGTGATGCAGGCCGACCTGCCGCTCACCGCCGCCATCCGCCAGAGCCAGCAGACCCTTTACCACGGCCACGCCACGGACCGGCAGG CGGTGGTCAGGATCAGCCCCTGCCACTCCCGACAGCCCTCCGTCATCTCGGACGCCTCCGCGGCCGACGGCGACCGCTCGTCCACGCCCAGCGACATCAACTCCCCCCGTCACCGGACGCACTCCCTCTGCAAT TCcatggaggacctggaggaccagaagcgtaagaagaagaaggagaagatgaCTCTGGGGTCGCTGTCGCGAGTGTTCGCTCGGGGCAAGCAGCGCAAGTCCCTGGACCCCGGCCTGTTTGATG ACTCTGACAGCCTCACACAGCAGAGCCTGTCTgacggagaggagcagctggaccGCCTCCAGCAGGCCGAGCTCACTCGGAACACGTGCATGTCCCTGTGGAGGGCAGGTGCAGTCCAGGCCTGGCTGGAGGTTGTCATGGGAATGCCCATGTACATCCGGGCCTGCTCTGAAAACGTCAAAAGTGGAAAG GTGCTGCTGGGCCTGACCGATGAAGACCTGGAACTGGGTTTGGGGATCACCAATCCAATTCACCGAAGGAAAGTCAGACTGGCCATTGAGGACTACAGGAGAGCTGAGGGGGAGCAGGg CCTGTCTAAAGCGTCGGAGCTGGACCACCACTGGGTGTCCACGTCGTGGCTGAGCGACGTGGGCCTTCCTCAGTACTCCCAGACCTTTCAGACTCATCTAGTGGACGGACGCGTGCTGAACTCTCTGAGCCGCAGGGACCTGGAGAGGTTCCTCAACATCAGCGACCAGTTCCACCAGaccagcctgctgctggccatccagctgctgcagatgctCAGCTTCGATAAAGAG GCTCTGCAGGCCCGGAGGACTAAATGTGAAAACCTGAACTGCGACCCGGTGGTGTGGACGTGCCACAGGGTGATGAAGTGGGTCAGAGAGATCGACCTTAAG GAGTTTGCAGACAACCTTCAGGGTAAGGGCGTGCACGGCGCCCTGATGGCTCTGGACCAGTCGTTTGACACCGACGCCCTGGCCAAAGCTCTGGGGATCCCCAGCAACAAGCACATGCTGCACCGGCATCTGTACGAGGAGATGAGGACGCTCGCCGTCCCTCTCAG taatGTGGAGCTCGGCTCGGAGCTGACTGGATCTTCCTCACCAGTGGCTGTGAATCGCTTCACTGAGGATCGAGTGTCAGTCAGGAGATCAGGAAAG AGTCCCCTGCGGCTCCGTGCGAACAGCCACTCTGTGGAGCGAGCGCTGGCCTACCACGGCAGCTGTGGCTCGCTGCCCAGAGAGGCCCGGGTCCAGGCCGTCCCCCGGGCCAAGGGCAGCCCCATGCACACCTACAAGAGCGTGGAGATCACCAACGTCTGA